A genomic region of Bdellovibrionales bacterium contains the following coding sequences:
- a CDS encoding bifunctional riboflavin kinase/FAD synthetase has translation MKKVDIFPAMETIRGLRNIQPPLRGVTLTIGNFDGVHLGHRALIAKCINASRHNSSASAVLTFDPHPLEILQPQGNFLRIFPINDLKEQLALLGVTHLVVEPFSEELAQMEPEVFWENRVQAFLEPREVVVGYDFGFGSGRAGNLDFLRSLSSRYGFDLSVMPPFRHKGDIVSSTLIRGLIGLGKVREVREFLGRCFEISGTVVKGRQLGRQLGFPTANLGSPRTLLPPYGVYLTKFSLSDGQAWPSITNVGEAPTVGGKESGPRIETHILENLSEELYNQEVRVSFYEFSRPERKFSDIEALKTQMRIDVEGAKLFWEGQRNKLGLK, from the coding sequence ATGAAGAAAGTTGATATTTTTCCGGCCATGGAAACAATCAGGGGTCTTCGTAATATCCAGCCTCCGCTCAGAGGAGTTACGCTTACCATCGGAAATTTCGATGGCGTGCACTTGGGTCACAGGGCCCTGATTGCGAAGTGCATAAACGCATCGCGCCATAACTCTTCGGCCTCTGCTGTTCTCACTTTTGACCCCCATCCTCTGGAAATTCTTCAGCCCCAGGGGAATTTTCTCAGGATCTTTCCCATAAATGATCTTAAGGAACAACTGGCATTGCTGGGAGTTACCCACCTGGTTGTAGAGCCTTTTTCCGAGGAATTGGCTCAGATGGAACCCGAAGTGTTTTGGGAAAATCGGGTTCAAGCTTTTTTAGAACCCAGAGAAGTTGTTGTTGGCTACGACTTTGGCTTTGGCTCGGGGAGGGCGGGTAATCTCGACTTTCTGAGATCCCTTTCTTCCAGGTACGGATTTGATTTGAGCGTAATGCCGCCATTTAGGCACAAGGGTGATATCGTCTCAAGTACCCTCATAAGAGGGTTAATTGGTCTTGGGAAAGTCAGAGAGGTGAGGGAGTTTTTGGGTCGATGTTTTGAGATATCCGGAACCGTGGTCAAGGGGCGCCAATTGGGGAGGCAGCTTGGTTTCCCAACAGCAAATTTGGGAAGCCCGCGAACGCTGCTGCCACCTTATGGCGTCTACCTCACAAAATTCAGCCTTTCTGATGGCCAGGCGTGGCCTTCAATTACGAATGTGGGGGAAGCTCCGACGGTTGGGGGTAAAGAATCTGGACCTCGCATTGAAACCCACATATTGGAAAATTTAAGTGAGGAGCTTTATAATCAAGAGGTGAGGGTTTCCTTTTATGAGTTTTCTCGTCCCGAAAGGAAATTTTCAGACATTGAGGCGTTGAAAACACAGATGAGAATTGATGTTGAGGGGGCAAAGTTATTTTGGGAGGGCCAACGAAACAAACTTGGACTGAAATAG